A genomic segment from Sander vitreus isolate 19-12246 chromosome 3, sanVit1, whole genome shotgun sequence encodes:
- the LOC144513199 gene encoding P2X purinoceptor 5-like has product MAGSFFKGCFLSLFDYKTEKYIVAKNKKVGVLYRLIQLSFIGYIIGWVFVSKKGYQETDEAIQSSVITKLKGVSVTNTTESGLLVWGPEDYVIPPQGEAVLFVVTNFLETPNQKLGYCAENPKVLNGHCRDDKDCEEGKMIVAGNGIMSGRCLRKDENSTGTCEIYGWCPIERIFKPQWPLLTNAENFTIYIKNFIQFPKFTFSKSNVLETADDSFLKKCRFDQELHPYCPIFRLGDITRRAGYNFQDMATFGGSIGIVIEWDCDLDKGYSNCHPQYHFSRLDVSVSNKTIATGFNFRHTRYFKNAAGESYRSLFKVYGVQFNVMVHGKAGKFSIIPTAINVGSGLALMGAGAFICDLILLYLMKKGNSYRERKFEGYKSNKSTSKDNSVEDRKGATEQNNLALL; this is encoded by the exons ATGGCCGGGAGCTTCTTCAAAGGATGCTTCCTCTCCTTGTTCGACTATAAAACGGAAAAATACATTGTCGCCAAAAATAAGAAAGTTGGAGTTTTGTACAGACTTATTCAGTTATCTTTCATCGGTTACATTATAGG GTGGGTTTTCGTAAGCAAGAAGGGCTACCAGGAGACAGACGAGGCCATCCAGAGCTCTGTTATAACTAAACTGAAGGGAGTCTCAGTGACTAACACCACTGAGTCTGGTCTGCTGGTGTGGGGACCTGAGGACTATGTCATCCCACCACAG GGTGAAGCTGTTCTGTTTGTCGTAACTAATTTCTTAGAGACGCCAAACCAGAAGCTGGGATACTGTGCTGAG AACCCCAAAGTGCTGAATGGTCACTGTCGAGATGACAAGGACTGTGAAGAGGGGAAGATGATAGTGGCTGGTAACG GAATTATGAGTGGCCGATGCTTAAGAAAAGATGAAAACTCCACTGGGACCTGTGAAATCTACGGCTGGTGTCCCATTGAAAGAATATTCAAACCACA ATGGCCTCTGCTGACAAATGCTGAAAACTTCACCATTTACATAAAGAATTTCATCCAATTTCCCAAATTCACATTTTCAAA GTCCAACGTTCTGGAAACGGCTGATGACTCCTTTTTGAAGAAATGCCGATTTGACCAGGAGCTTCACCCCTACTGCCCCATCTTTCGCCTGGGTGACATCACCAGACGAGCTGGATATAACTTCCAGGACATGGCCACATTT GGTGGCTCCATTGGCATTGTGATAGAGTGGGACTGTGATCTTGACAAAGGCTACTCTAACTGCCATCCACAGTACCACTTTAGTCGTCTGGATGTCAGCGTCTCCAACAAGACCATCGCAACAGGATTTAACTTCAG ACATACTCGGTATTTCAAAAATGCTGCTGGTGAGAGCTATCGATCTCTATTTAAAGTCTATGGTGTCCAATTTAACGTCATGGTGCACGGAAAG GCCGGGAAGTTCAGCATCATTCCAACAGCCATCAATGTTGGCTCAGGGCTGGCTTTGATGGGTGCT GGAGCTTTCATCTGTGACTTGATCCTTCTCTACCTAATGAAGAAGGGCAACTCCTATCGAGAGAGAAAGTTTGAAGGATACAA AAGTAATAAATCAACATCTAAAGACAACAGTGTGGAAGACAGAAAGGGTGCCACAGAGCAGAACAATCTGGCGTTGCTGTGA
- the samsn1a gene encoding SAM domain-containing protein SAMSN-1a isoform X1: protein MLQRTASNVSDKAKSSKPKRSTSFGRFEGLRHHSSQAKLEENGTTALPEDCEIFDPNKSAGLGKKMKAISLTMRRKMGKKHAKSFSEEAGDDTDKDPEAETESVPPAEKNSAKTSNSLESLYSGQSSSSSGGVTSESNGSGQRDSLRLEEDGSYQGQFCGRARVHTDFVPSPYDTDSLKLKVGDIINIISKPPMGIWTGMLNNKVGNFKFIYVDVLVEKEEQEEAPKIRQQKLCKRPRPKTLLELLERLNLEEYASALLLNGYQTVEDLLHLQEKHLIELNVKDPEHRRKLLAAADCRYTGDDVRDAEEHRSPHSLQEEDSDCPRDSGCFIPSECSDSKEDAEQLTDTVDS, encoded by the exons ATGTTACAGAGGACGGCGTCCAATGTGTCAGACAAAGCAAAGAGCAGCAAGCCGAAG CGCTCCACCAGCTTTGGCAGGTTTGAGGGTCTCAGACATCACTCTTCACAAGCCAAACTAGAGGAAAATGGAACAACTGCG CTTCCAGAAGACTGTGAGATTTTTGACCCAAACAAATCAGCTGGACTTGGGAAGAAGATGAAGGCAATTTCTCTGACCATGCGCAGAAAAATGGGCAAAAAACACGCCAAGTCTTTTTCTGAGGAGGCA GGTGATGACACAGACAAAGACccagaggcagagacagagagtgtcCCACCAGCTGAGAAAAACTCTGCAAAGACAAGCAACTCCTTAGAGAGTCTTTACAGCGGCCAGAGCTCTTCTAGT TCAGGTGGTGTGACCAGTGAGTCCAACGGTTCTGGTCAGAGAGACAGTCTGAGGCTGGAGGAGGACGGCTCCTATCAGGGACAGTTCTGTGGCAGAGCTCGCGTCCACACAGACTTTGTTCCCAGCCCGTATGACACAGACTCCCTCAAACTCAAG GTCGGTGacatcatcaacatcatcagTAAGCCTCCGATGGGCATCTGGACAGGCATGCTTAACAACAAAGTGGGCAACTTTAAGTTCATATATGTAGATGTTTTGGTGGAGAAAGAGGAACAAGAGGAAGCTCCCAAGATCAGACAACAGAAGCTGTGCAAAAGACCTCGGCCTAAAACATTGCTGGAGTTACTGGAGCGACTGAATCTCGAG GAGTATGCCTCTGCCTTGCTGCTAAATGGCTACCAGACAGTGGAGGACCTGTTGCACCTGCAGGAGAAACACCTGATAGAGCTGAACGTCAAAGACCCCGAGCACAGACGCAAGCTGCTTGCTGCTGCTGACTGCCGCTACACAG GTGATGATGTCAGGGATGCGGAGGAGCACAGATCTCCCCACAGTCTACAGGAAGAAGACAGCGACTGTCCCAGAGACTCAGGTTGCTTCATCCCATCTGAATGTTCAGACAGCAAGGAGGACGCAGAGCAGCTCACAGACACTGTGGACTCTTAG
- the samsn1a gene encoding SAM domain-containing protein SAMSN-1a isoform X2, with protein MLQRTASNVSDKAKSSKPKRSTSFGRFEGLRHHSSQAKLEENGTTALPEDCEIFDPNKSAGLGKKMKAISLTMRRKMGKKHAKSFSEEAGDDTDKDPEAETESVPPAEKNSAKTSNSLESLYSGQSSSSGVTSESNGSGQRDSLRLEEDGSYQGQFCGRARVHTDFVPSPYDTDSLKLKVGDIINIISKPPMGIWTGMLNNKVGNFKFIYVDVLVEKEEQEEAPKIRQQKLCKRPRPKTLLELLERLNLEEYASALLLNGYQTVEDLLHLQEKHLIELNVKDPEHRRKLLAAADCRYTGDDVRDAEEHRSPHSLQEEDSDCPRDSGCFIPSECSDSKEDAEQLTDTVDS; from the exons ATGTTACAGAGGACGGCGTCCAATGTGTCAGACAAAGCAAAGAGCAGCAAGCCGAAG CGCTCCACCAGCTTTGGCAGGTTTGAGGGTCTCAGACATCACTCTTCACAAGCCAAACTAGAGGAAAATGGAACAACTGCG CTTCCAGAAGACTGTGAGATTTTTGACCCAAACAAATCAGCTGGACTTGGGAAGAAGATGAAGGCAATTTCTCTGACCATGCGCAGAAAAATGGGCAAAAAACACGCCAAGTCTTTTTCTGAGGAGGCA GGTGATGACACAGACAAAGACccagaggcagagacagagagtgtcCCACCAGCTGAGAAAAACTCTGCAAAGACAAGCAACTCCTTAGAGAGTCTTTACAGCGGCCAGAGCTCTTCTA GTGGTGTGACCAGTGAGTCCAACGGTTCTGGTCAGAGAGACAGTCTGAGGCTGGAGGAGGACGGCTCCTATCAGGGACAGTTCTGTGGCAGAGCTCGCGTCCACACAGACTTTGTTCCCAGCCCGTATGACACAGACTCCCTCAAACTCAAG GTCGGTGacatcatcaacatcatcagTAAGCCTCCGATGGGCATCTGGACAGGCATGCTTAACAACAAAGTGGGCAACTTTAAGTTCATATATGTAGATGTTTTGGTGGAGAAAGAGGAACAAGAGGAAGCTCCCAAGATCAGACAACAGAAGCTGTGCAAAAGACCTCGGCCTAAAACATTGCTGGAGTTACTGGAGCGACTGAATCTCGAG GAGTATGCCTCTGCCTTGCTGCTAAATGGCTACCAGACAGTGGAGGACCTGTTGCACCTGCAGGAGAAACACCTGATAGAGCTGAACGTCAAAGACCCCGAGCACAGACGCAAGCTGCTTGCTGCTGCTGACTGCCGCTACACAG GTGATGATGTCAGGGATGCGGAGGAGCACAGATCTCCCCACAGTCTACAGGAAGAAGACAGCGACTGTCCCAGAGACTCAGGTTGCTTCATCCCATCTGAATGTTCAGACAGCAAGGAGGACGCAGAGCAGCTCACAGACACTGTGGACTCTTAG
- the LOC144515607 gene encoding CD59 glycoprotein, with protein MKVLLLTLLLLLCSTQVLTLRCYTCVGDDHCKTETECPPSAQYCQTKTNGDEISRTCEEFCAEDYATNCCESDLC; from the exons ATGAAGGTCCTGCTTCTCACTTTGCTGCTCCTGCTGTGTAGCACTCAAG TGCTCACACTCAGATGCTACACCTGCGTAGGTGACGACCACTGTAAGACGGAGACAGAGTGCCCGCCATCAGCTCAGTACTGCCAGACCAAGACCAATG gtGACGAAATTTCTCGAACTTGTGAGGAATTCTGTGCCGAAGACTATGCCACAAACTGCTGCGAAAGCGACCTTTGCTGA